A single region of the Podospora pseudopauciseta strain CBS 411.78 chromosome 1, whole genome shotgun sequence genome encodes:
- the POP1 gene encoding Ribonucleases P/MRP protein subunit pop1 (COG:A; BUSCO:EOG09260TPT; EggNog:ENOG503NW1U): MVKRKDPPGGGKDSHGRQPNNTRNTKRAKVQAARTIRTQPSDAALEDGKLDLNRFLNAREFEIKSLERSMNKCKAVNATRVFQMVPRAMRRRTASHNVKRVPKRLRAQARKEMLEDNTPTVESRKRKPRTTRARIRAETMRKLRYLAEKKRKRKAKKAGDGAVEEVQRRGSAVVTARPPRPKIRRNMLNEPPKADSKYRKRQINKTWLPTHLWHAKRATMTRPSSPLWRFAIPLTSTAKCYRPTHRASGQKGVVAWDTSYMSTIGVYGTADCLERALRYLGLVQEGLWNTRGKKWRAGVRKWTGTVSRQQKGSRRDIGPATIVWNPQPPATTSDEMETSEKPKKPRRQILIRTHPSCFLELFEELLKVAKGQKPQLHVEDLRFEVGSIELVGPASTETLLGILEPFHDSPEAAERHANVFRSLAGVANPASLPKDAILAFSARDPRLSYPPKRVEIPSGGEQTILKTLTDWPVEENLKPYDIFDRESRYQASRMPSQKSLNRRKGANAPGEPIKVTAADPPIPVMLLASRPGTDGQAQGTWTLLAPWKCIQHIWYCLMQYPVSTGGNPRLGGLEEQRQIAFEHGTPWFPGDFPATTAGMNWELKERAKRRGDWDRRPKSKRLEWKSLDLGAGRKGEIGDGLACDFEYLFGVSARTRTQGKPDAVSIPDAAAEAMVVDPPAEQPQSPVGMTIRQVTKTEFSALMKSGSGEGVVPEGGIVAVGLEFVTRGVAKPCARIYRLPGKGGKAGGAVGVSSTQAEVPATPEARTKDGLPVDLSEQWLSKVPNGDKKKGAAVPRMPVGVDMETRKKILAGSLLAVEVPYPKPAAGNQTDFGGHPLCPGEEDLIGFVTTGAFSLSEGRGTAIGSISAARALETLRETGPREGKFCVVRNAGESIGWLARWEVV; encoded by the coding sequence ATGGTGAAACGAAAAGACCCTCCAGGAGGAGGCAAAGACAGCCACGGACGCCAACCAAACAACACGCGCAACACCAAGCGCGCCAAAGTTCAAGCTGCCCGCACCATTCGCACACAGCCCTCCGATGCTGCGCTCGAAGACGGCAAGCTTGATTTGAACAGATTCCTCAATGCCCGCGAATTCGAAATCAAATCCCTCGAAAGGAGCATGAACAAATGCAAGGCCGTCAATGCCACCCGCGTTTTCCAGATGGTGCCCCGCGCGATGCGCCGGAGGACAGCAAGCCATAATGTGAAGAGAGTGCCAAAGAGACTGCGTGCGCAAGCGAGAAAGGAAATGCTGGAAGACAATACGCCGACGGTCGAGTCGAGGAAACGCAAGCCCCGCACAACCCGCGCCCGAATACGCGCCGAGACGATGAGGAAGCTACGATATTTGGccgagaagaaaaggaagaggaaggctaAGAAGGCCGGTGatggggcggtggaggaggtgcaaAGGAGAGGATCAGCTGTGGTAACGGCGAGACCTCCACGGCCAAAAATACGACGGAACATGCTAAACGAGCCACCGAAAGCCGACTCGAAATACAGAAAACGCCAGATTAACAAGACCTGGCTACCAACCCATTTATGGCATGCGAAACGGGCCACGATGACGAGGCCAAGCAGCCCCTTGTGGAGATTTGCCATTCCACTCACATCGACGGCGAAGTGCTACCGACCAACACATCGTGCTTCCGGGcaaaagggggtggttgcGTGGGATACCAGTTACATGAGCACGATAGGGGTTTATGGAACGGCTGACTGTCTCGAGCGGGCGTTAAGGTATCTGGGGTTGGTACAAGAGGGTCTTTGGAATACGAGAGGCAAGAAATGGAGGGCCGGTGTTCGGAAATGGACAGGTACCGTCAGCAGGCAACAGAAGGGTTCGAGACGGGATATTGGTCCCGCCACGATAGTCTGGAACCCACAACCGCCTGCGACAACTTCGGACGAGATGGAGACGTctgagaagcccaagaagcccCGGAGACAGATTCTTATTCGCACTCATCCATCTTGTTTCCTCGAATTATTTGAGGAGTTACTCAAGGTTGCAAAGGGCCAGAAGCCTCAACTTCACGTGGAGGACCTACGGTTCGAAGTCGGCAGCATTGAGCTAGTTGGGCCGGCCTCTACGGAAACATTGTTGGGAATTCTTGAACCCTTTCACGATTCACCAGAAGCGGCCGAACGCCATGCTAATGTCTTCCGGTCCCTCGCTGGAGTAGCAAATCCGGCATCTCTGCCCAAGGACGCAATTCTTGCCTTTTCGGCCAGGGACCCGCGTTTGTCTTATCCCCCAAAGCGAGTCGAGATTCCCAGCGGAGGCGAACAGACAATCCTCAAGACACTCACAGATTGGCCAGTCGAGGAAAACCTCAAGCCATACGACATATTCGACCGAGAGAGCCGCTATCAAGCTTCGAGAATGCCATCACAAAAGTCACTCAACCGCCGAAAAGGCGCGAATGCTCCGGGAGAGCCTATCAAGGTCACCGCAGCAGACCCCCCCATTCCAGTCATGTTGCTCGCCTCAAGACCTGGCACAGACGGTCAGGCCCAGGGTACGTGGACATTACTCGCTCCGTGGAAATGCATCCAGCACATCTGGTACTGCTTGATGCAGTACCCCGTCAGCACAGGTGGGAACCCTCGGCTGGGAGGGCTTGAAGAGCAGAGACAAATCGCTTTTGAGCACGGGACTCCATGGTTCCCGGGGGATTTCCCGGCAACGACTGCCGGCATGAACTgggagctgaaggagagggccaagaggaggggggattggGATCGACGACCAAAGAGCAAGAGATTGGAATGGAAGTCGCTCGATCTCGGGGCTGGGAGAAAAGGTGAGATCGGAGATGGGTTGGCGTGTGATTTTGAGTACCTGTTTGGGGTGTCAGCCCGAACCCGAACCCAGGGGAAACCTGACGCAGTGTCGATCCCGGATGCCGCCGCGGAAGCGATGGTGGTTGATCCACCTGCCGAGCAGCCGCAATCTCCAGTTGGTATGACGATCAGGCAGGTGACGAAGACAGAGTTTAGCGCATTGATGAAATCGGGaagcggggagggggtggtgccggAGGGAGggattgttgctgttgggttgGAGTTTGTGACGAGGGGGGTTGCGAAGCCTTGTGCGAGGATTTATCGGCtgccggggaagggggggaaggctGGAGGTGCGGTTGGCGTTTCGTCCACGCAGGCGGAGGTGCCTGCTACGCCTGAGGCGAGGACGAAGGACGGGTTGCCGGTTGACTTGAGCGAGCAATGGCTTTCCAAGGTACCAAATGGggacaagaaaaagggagCTGCTGTTCCAAGGATGCCGGTTGGGGTGGATATGGAGACCAGGAAGAAGATTTTGGCCGGGTCACTTTTGGCTGTGGAGGTTCCCTATCCCAAGCCCGCCGCGGGTAATCAGACGGATTTTGGGGGTCACCCGCTTTGtcctggggaggaggacttgATTGGGTTTGTGACTACGGGCGCGTTCAGCCTCAGCGAGGGAAGGGGCACGGCGATTGGGTCGAtttcggcggcgagggcgcTCGAGACGTTGAGGGAGACGGGGCCTCGGGAGGGGAAGTTTTGTGTGGTTAGGAATGCGGGTGAGAGTATAGGTTGGTTGGCGAGGTGGGAGGTTGTTTGA